Genomic DNA from Candidatus Bathyarchaeota archaeon:
AAAACTTGTTTTCCTACGCATATGTGCGGCTTGGATGCGGATGATGTAGAGTGGAATAAAAATATAGGGATACTAGGCTGTTATGTTTTCGATTGGTGTTCTATGCTTCCCCACAAAGGGAAGTGATCCGTTTCCAGTTCTCGTCAACCCATCTTTGGATGACTTCGACCTCATGTTGAAACTCAGGTGTGAATAGGTGTCTAAATCTGCCCTGAACCTTAAGGAATTCTGAGACCGGTTTAGGCGTCGGAACCTTTATGTTAAGTTTATACCTTCCTCTCTCAAACTCGTAGACTGGCCAGTATCGTGTTTGGACGGCAAGTCTTGCCACCTCAATACTCTTGTCAGAGTCGAATCTCATTCCTAGAGGGCATGGTGAAAACACGTGGATGACTGCCGGCCCCTTCACGTCAAGAGCCTTCTGAACTTTTGTTATGTAATCGTTCCAGTAGGCAGGTGAAGCTGTCGCCGCATATTCTATGCCATGGGCCACGCATATGCCTATAAGATCCTTCTTGAACTCGGGTTTCCCGGGGATCACCCTTCCAGCCGGGCTTGTCGTAGTTGATGCTCCATGTGGTGTCGCTCCGGATCTCTGGATCCCAGTGTTCATGTAGGCTTCGTTGTCATAGCATATGTAAACGAGGTCGTGCCCTCTTTCCATGGCGCCTGACAGCGCCTGGATTCCTATGTCGAAGGTTCCACCGTCGCCTGCGAATGCTATAACATCAACATCCTTATTCCAGGCTTCCCTCTTGGACAGGGCTTTGACGGCGGATTCTATGCCTGAGGCGACGGCTGCTGCATTCTCGAAGGCGATGTGGACCCATGGGATTCTCCATGAGGTGTATGGGTAGATGGTGGATGAGACCTCTAAGCATCCTGTCGCATTAACGGCTATCGTTGGTCTCTTAAGCGCCTTCATAGTCATACGTACAATTATTCCGGCGCCGCATCCAGCGCAGAGTCTATGCCCAGAAGTGAAGAGCTCCTCCGTCGTCAGCTCCTTTAATGTGACCATCTATTCTCTCACCCCAACAAATTTTACTGGCTCATTCACTTTTCCAGTCTTGGATACTTCAAGGCCTTCCTCGAAGAGGCCTCTAATGTCGGATGGTGCGATATCTCTTCCTCCTAGCCCATATACGACGTTAATCACCTTCAATTCCCTCTCCGCCTGATATAGAGCCGAGATAACGTCGCTGCAGAGTGGGTTGTAGGGTGCTCCGAAGCTGCAGGCCCTGTCCAGAACTATTAGGGCCTTCAGGTTTTCGGTTGCCTTGACGATCTCCTCGGCTGGGAATGGTCTATATATCCAGGGCTTTATGACGCCTACCTTGAAGCCTTTCTTGCGCATGCTGTCCGCCACATATTTTGTTGTTCCAGCGGTGCTTCCGAGGCAGAGTATTGCTACTTCAGCATCCCCAATTCCGAAGGTGTCAATAATCCCGTACTTTCTTCCAGAAATCTGCTCGTATGCCTCATTAACTGAGCTTATGACCCCCTTTGATTCCTTGATGGCCTCGACTTGCTGGCGTTTCATCTCGAAGTAGTAGTCTGTGAGGCATAGTGCGCCCACGGTTATGGGTTTGGCAGGATCAAGCGTTATCTCAGCCTTTCTTGTTGAAACAAAACTGTCAACTGCCTTATCGTCTAGGGTCTTTACACCTTCGAGGGCGTGGGAGAGGATGAAGCCGTCTATGTTGACACTGACTGGGAGTAGCGCTTTTTTGTCCTCAGCTATCCTGAAGGCTTGAATTGTCCAGTCATAGGCTTCCTGCACATTCTCCGCGTATATCTGAATCCAGCCGCAGTCTCGGGAGCCCATCATGTCCGAGTGGTCGCCGTGAATGTTAATGGGCGCTGAAAGTGCGCGGTTGACGACACCCATGACTATTGGGCACCTTAGGCCAGAGGCGATATAGAGCATTTCATGCATTAGTGCTAAGCCCTGGCTTGAAGTTGCTGTGAAGACTCGCGCTCCAGTTAGGCTTGCGCCTATGCAGGCTGAGAGAGCTGAATGCTCAGATTCTACGCATATGAACTCTGTCTTTACTTCACCGTTATGAACGTACTCGCTGAAGGCTTCGACGATTATCGTCTGCGGTGTTATGGGGTAGGCTGCGACGACGTCTACGTTGCACTGCTTAACCGCGTAGGCTATCGCTTCATCGCCTGTTAAACCGATAAGTTTACTCATGCTCACCTCTTCTCCTCTATCATCGTTATCGCCTTGACTGGGCACTCATTTGCACATATGCCGCATCCTTTACAGTAATCTAGATCTACGGTGACGTGTTTTTCTAAGCGTTTTATCGCCCCGTCTGGGCAGTATATCCAGCATATGAGGCAGTTGACGCATTTATTCGTGTCTATTACTGGTCTGAAGGCTCTCCAGTCTCCGGTCTTATACTTCGTTGCGGAACCTGGCTCCAAGAGTATGCCGCCGATGGGAACAGTTTTCCAACCGGGTTTCTTCTCTTCACCCAACGATCTTCGCCTCCTCATATGCTCTGGCTATAGCCGCTATGTTCTTTTCGCCTACGGCTCCTGGAAACCTTTCCCTAATCACCCTGTTGATTGACTCTAGGGTTACAAGTTTGACGCCCCTAGCAAGTGCTCCTAGCATCGCAGTATTGTATATTGGTCTTCCAAGAATATCGAGCGCGATTCTGACCGCGTCGACCGTGCAGACTCGGGCATTCCTAACCCCAAGTCTCCTCCCGAGTTCTTCAGGTTGTTTATCAGTATTCGCGATTATCGTTCCATTCTCAACCAGCCCCTTTGTCACGTCTATGGCGCCGATCAGTGTTGGGTCAACCACGACCACGATGTTCGGCATATATATGTGACTGTGGATGGTTATCGGTTCATCTGATATTCGCGTGTACCCTGTGACCGGTGCTCCTCTCCTCTCAGGGCCGAACTCTGGGAATGCCTGAACATATTTGCCGTCATATAAGCCTGCATATGCTAGGAGCCGGCTTACGGTGACTATTCCCTGTCCTCCTCTTCCATGCCACCTAATCTCGCTTAACAGGTAAGCGCCCTCCTGTACGCGTTTTTCACTCCAGGTTTATGGTTAATGGGAAATACATCAAACTTATAACTTTACCTATAAGTGAACGTTATTCACTCCTTTTACAGAGTGCTGTCTGGAGGAGGAGCACGAGGAAGCTGAGGGTGAAGCTGAATAGGTATGGCGCGTTTCGGGCGGATTCTGAGAGGGTTCCGCCTATCAGAGGCCCGATGACGTATCCCAGCCCAATGAGACTTTCGAATATTCCTGCTGCGTAAGCTTTTGATTGGCTCCATAGTCTGAAGAGCGATGATATTGAGGCCGCATAGGATAGGCCTGCGCCGAAACCGTAGACTATGAAACAGAAGGTGAAAGATTGGGGGGTTGAGGCCTGTGAGGTGATGAGGGATGCGGTGGCGAGGGATA
This window encodes:
- a CDS encoding pyruvate ferredoxin oxidoreductase subunit gamma, with translation MLSEIRWHGRGGQGIVTVSRLLAYAGLYDGKYVQAFPEFGPERRGAPVTGYTRISDEPITIHSHIYMPNIVVVVDPTLIGAIDVTKGLVENGTIIANTDKQPEELGRRLGVRNARVCTVDAVRIALDILGRPIYNTAMLGALARGVKLVTLESINRVIRERFPGAVGEKNIAAIARAYEEAKIVG
- a CDS encoding thiamine pyrophosphate-dependent enzyme — its product is MVTLKELTTEELFTSGHRLCAGCGAGIIVRMTMKALKRPTIAVNATGCLEVSSTIYPYTSWRIPWVHIAFENAAAVASGIESAVKALSKREAWNKDVDVIAFAGDGGTFDIGIQALSGAMERGHDLVYICYDNEAYMNTGIQRSGATPHGASTTTSPAGRVIPGKPEFKKDLIGICVAHGIEYAATASPAYWNDYITKVQKALDVKGPAVIHVFSPCPLGMRFDSDKSIEVARLAVQTRYWPVYEFERGRYKLNIKVPTPKPVSEFLKVQGRFRHLFTPEFQHEVEVIQRWVDENWKRITSLCGEA
- the porD gene encoding pyruvate synthase subunit PorD, which gives rise to MGEEKKPGWKTVPIGGILLEPGSATKYKTGDWRAFRPVIDTNKCVNCLICWIYCPDGAIKRLEKHVTVDLDYCKGCGICANECPVKAITMIEEKR
- the porA gene encoding pyruvate ferredoxin oxidoreductase, with product MSKLIGLTGDEAIAYAVKQCNVDVVAAYPITPQTIIVEAFSEYVHNGEVKTEFICVESEHSALSACIGASLTGARVFTATSSQGLALMHEMLYIASGLRCPIVMGVVNRALSAPINIHGDHSDMMGSRDCGWIQIYAENVQEAYDWTIQAFRIAEDKKALLPVSVNIDGFILSHALEGVKTLDDKAVDSFVSTRKAEITLDPAKPITVGALCLTDYYFEMKRQQVEAIKESKGVISSVNEAYEQISGRKYGIIDTFGIGDAEVAILCLGSTAGTTKYVADSMRKKGFKVGVIKPWIYRPFPAEEIVKATENLKALIVLDRACSFGAPYNPLCSDVISALYQAERELKVINVVYGLGGRDIAPSDIRGLFEEGLEVSKTGKVNEPVKFVGVRE